The window TAGGATAATAATGTTGTTTTGTCAAACCGGGTTTGATTCACGAAAAAAACCTCTGTTTCATAATCACTCTGCAGCAATGGAGTGAGAATAAAAAACGGGTGGCCTGATAATCCAGATGAATCACGGTGCAGCCTGCAGCTGCTTCACGTCAAATATATACGTCCAATTGGCGTAATTGTGGCAAAAAGGCCTTAAAAAAAATTAAATGAGTTTGGATCTCTGAAGAAGGAGGAGGTCGTCAGTTGTGAGTTTCTCGCCGCTCTTGAAGGAGTTAAAGATCTTCTCAGCTTCCATTCTGACCGTCTTATTCTCTTTGACCGCTTTGACCTTCTTGGTCTTCGTCCTCATGCCGCTGATGACCTTATCGTAGTCACGGAGCTCTTTCTGGCATTCGATGAAGGCCTTGTGCTCTGCATCCGCTGCTTCCTGGGCCTCAACAAATGCACGGTGTTTTGCATCTGCCTCTTCCCGTGACTTATCGGCTTTGCGGTAGCAGTCCACCATCAGGTCATGGTGGGTCTGGGCAAGCTCTGCACTCTCTGTCACTTTCAGATGAAGATCGGATGCCTCTTTCCGGAGATCGCGGGCATCCTGGAGTTTGGCGCGGATCTCTTTGTTCTGTTCGAGCTCGGCTTCCTGCTCCCGGACCTGGCCCTTCATCTGTTTGATCTTCTCAACGAGTTCCCGCTCCTTATCGGAACTCATCGCCTCGGTCTGCTGTTTGAACTCAAGAAATTCAATCTGACGCTGGATATCCTTGACCTGGCCCTTTTTGATGTTGCCATGCTCTTTTTTATACTCTTCGAGCTCCTCAAAGAGCTGGTTGGCCTTCTCATTCAGGACGTTCCTTTTATCCTTCAGATCAGAGACATCCTTGTTGTTTGAATCCCGAAGCTCTTTGTGGTTCTGAGCTTCTTCGACAAACTGGCGCGTCTGATTGTTCAACTCATTCCGCTCGCGTGCGCATTTGCTTGCAAGTGCATTGAGTTCATTTCTGCGGTTCTTGTGCTGTTCAGATTCAGCAAGTATGGTCTTCCTCTTGTCAACGAGATCGTTCAACATGCTCAACAATCCTCAAATATCGATACAATTGCCTCTGGACGGAGGAATGGATCACGAACACCCATTATTGCCGGATCGCCTGCTAGAGCAGATCTCAGCAGGGAAAAAACAGGCAGCAACTCACCTGAGTGCTGATACGCGTAAACCATTCTGTTCAACCTCCGATGCGAAAAGCCGTGAAACACGTCTATCTGGTAGCGGATGGTGATGCCGGAACCAGAGGCAATGATACGACTTTCTATAAGTAAAGGTTAAGACTGCTATTAAAACTATCGTATCTCAGGAAATGGATGCGATTTACGTGGCAAAGAACCTGAAAAGGAAAGAAAAAATGGTTTTGTATTACATCACCCAGTCAAGGAGGCTTCCTGACCGCGAGTCAGCGACACCACGTCCGGCACTCCGGGCAGGAGTGGCTGCTTCCGGCTGCCTGAGGCTGGTTGACTGAACCGAGAAGCTTGGATGTCCTCCTAATATCTGCGGGCTCTGGACGCCTGTCATGATCGCCATCACACGCACTTTCCCTTCATAGTCGTTCCTGACGCGCGCGCCCCAGATGACGTCTGCATGTGGATCGAGTTCATAGGTAAGCTGGCTGGCAATTTCTTCTGCATCATGCAGCGTCAGATCGTTTCCTCCGGTGATGTGGATGAGACATCCGGTTGCTCCGCGGTAGTCGATATCAAGAAGCGGGTGGTCGAGACATTCGCGGACGACACTCTCTGCCTTGTTCTGCTGCTTACTCTCTCCAACGAGCATCACGGCAAGTCCTCCCTTGCTCATTGTTGCCCGGACATCGGCATAGTCGATATTGATGAGGGAGGGTTCTGTGATCGTCTCGCTGATTCCTTTCACGGTTTCAGAGATAAGCTGGTCCATGACAGAGAATGCCTGGCCAAGCGGCAGGTTCGGGACAAAGTTTTTCAGCCTGTTGTTGTCGAGAACGATGACCGAATCTGCAGCATTCCGGATGGATTCAAGGCCTTCCTCTGCCTTGAGCATACGCGCCTTTTCAACCTGGAACGGATAGCTTACCATTGCAACAACGATAGCTCCCTGCTCTTTTGCAATCTGTGATACAACAGGTGCAGATCCGGTTCCGGTTCCGCCGCCCATGCCTGCGGTCACGAAGACAAGATCTGCAGATTCAAGCAGGCCTTCAAGTGTTGGCCTGGCCATCTCGGCAGCACGTCTGCCCACATCCGGGAAACCGCCTGCGCCAAGGCCTTTTGTCAATGACTTTCCAATCAGGACGCGTTTGTCAGACTGGACCATGTCAAGGTGCTGCTTGTCAGTGTTGATTGCAATCGTTTCAGCACCTGCAACCTGCATGTGGTGAAGGCGGTTTACCGTGTTGTTCCCCGCGCCACCACACCCGATGATGACAATACGTGGATTGCCCAGCACTTCGTCGTCATCAATAATCGATGACTTCATCCGTTCTTTATCAAGTTCTGCATGTTTTAGAGCTTCATTAATAATTGTCTGCATTGTACAACCCCTCTTTACAATTGTAATGACGTGACCTGATCGCTCTCCCGCATTACCCGATCTCCATGCTTTGAGAGGAGTTCCCGTACTGCATAGCGTACTGCTTCGGAAACTGTTGGGAACTCTCCTGCCGCAACCAGTTTATCCAGCATCTCGATCTGTTGTCTGGGCAATCGAATAGTGATCCTGTCCATTTTTCACTCCTGTCAGACACTTGTCACATTTTTATATGCCATCTGTCTGACACCAAGCGCACAATCGTCTGATCTTAGTAATCAGATGTTTGTAGATGCACTCCTATACTATATATAGGTTTCGAAATACTCTGTCTGACCTCAAAAGAGACGTATTCAGAACGCTTTTATCCCAAACAATACAAAATAAATTGAGTATGCGCTATCCAGTTTTCTCTGTCAGCCACACCTCTTCTGCCGGGTGGTATCCCGCATGACACTTCGTCACCCCCCAGGGAGACAGACTCATGGCGGATTTATCAGAAGGCTCCGTTCCAGGGGAGAACATACAGAAATAACCGACTTCAGCGCAAGCTTAAATCCCTTCCCCCCACAATGTGACTGGAATCCTCTGTCATGTGATATCAGTGATTATCCGGATGATACCTACACACTACTCAAAGAGACGATCGGCAGGGCGTATTCCCGGGATCCATCCGAGATCGCAGTCGGCAATGGGTCAGTTGAGCTGATCAGGGTGTATGCCCAGGTCATGCTTGGCCCGGGAAAAACGGCATTCATAGAGCAGCCGACATTTGGTGAGTATATCCAGTCAGTCATCCTCGCGGGAGGATCTGTTACTGACAACCCCTCTGGTGAGGCATCTGTCAGATACCTCTGCAATCCAAACAACCCAACAGGACTTTTGAAGAAGAAAGAAGAGATCATGGCAGTCCTCTCTGAATGCAACAGTACAGGCTCTGCTCTCTTCCTGGATGAAGCATTCATCGATCTCTCTGATCCTGACCAGAGCCTGGCAAAAACCCGGGACCCGGATCTCTTTGTCCTCCAGTCGCTGACAAAATCATTTGCTGTACCCGGAATCCGGTTTGGCTTTGGTTTTGGGGATCCG is drawn from Methanocalculus natronophilus and contains these coding sequences:
- a CDS encoding ribbon-helix-helix domain-containing protein; its protein translation is MDRITIRLPRQQIEMLDKLVAAGEFPTVSEAVRYAVRELLSKHGDRVMRESDQVTSLQL
- a CDS encoding pyridoxal phosphate-dependent aminotransferase is translated as MTLRHPPGRQTHGGFIRRLRSRGEHTEITDFSASLNPFPPQCDWNPLSCDISDYPDDTYTLLKETIGRAYSRDPSEIAVGNGSVELIRVYAQVMLGPGKTAFIEQPTFGEYIQSVILAGGSVTDNPSGEASVRYLCNPNNPTGLLKKKEEIMAVLSECNSTGSALFLDEAFIDLSDPDQSLAKTRDPDLFVLQSLTKSFAVPGIRFGFGFGDPLLIDAIEKTRPPWTVNRYAETFAIEALSHLPELGESRRKIAAEREYLADSLQSLGYSPHPSHTNYILVDTGKDAGDLTERLLSMGVLVRDCTSFGLVETIRVAVRTREENRILIEALAACAY
- a CDS encoding coiled-coil protein; translated protein: MLNDLVDKRKTILAESEQHKNRRNELNALASKCARERNELNNQTRQFVEEAQNHKELRDSNNKDVSDLKDKRNVLNEKANQLFEELEEYKKEHGNIKKGQVKDIQRQIEFLEFKQQTEAMSSDKERELVEKIKQMKGQVREQEAELEQNKEIRAKLQDARDLRKEASDLHLKVTESAELAQTHHDLMVDCYRKADKSREEADAKHRAFVEAQEAADAEHKAFIECQKELRDYDKVISGMRTKTKKVKAVKENKTVRMEAEKIFNSFKSGEKLTTDDLLLLQRSKLI
- the ftsZ gene encoding cell division protein FtsZ, with the protein product MQTIINEALKHAELDKERMKSSIIDDDEVLGNPRIVIIGCGGAGNNTVNRLHHMQVAGAETIAINTDKQHLDMVQSDKRVLIGKSLTKGLGAGGFPDVGRRAAEMARPTLEGLLESADLVFVTAGMGGGTGTGSAPVVSQIAKEQGAIVVAMVSYPFQVEKARMLKAEEGLESIRNAADSVIVLDNNRLKNFVPNLPLGQAFSVMDQLISETVKGISETITEPSLINIDYADVRATMSKGGLAVMLVGESKQQNKAESVVRECLDHPLLDIDYRGATGCLIHITGGNDLTLHDAEEIASQLTYELDPHADVIWGARVRNDYEGKVRVMAIMTGVQSPQILGGHPSFSVQSTSLRQPEAATPARSAGRGVADSRSGSLLDWVM